The genomic interval GCTCCACTACACGCAGACAAAATAAACAAACAAAAAATCACTAACATAAATGTAGACTTCATCATAAAACGTTTCATAGAATCCTTATCCCCCTTAACAAATAGTAAATTTATATGAATCTATCGGATTCATTTCTTTTATAAAAGCAACAAGTAAATCCTTCGTAGCCTCTAAGTCTCTCAAATCTAATACTTCAATCGATGCATGAGCATATCGAGAAGGAATCGACAAGGTGCTAGTTGGAATCCCGTTATTTGCCATCGTCAATTCTCCTGCATCTGTTCCGATACCAGGAAATACTTCTAGCTGATACGTAATTTGATTGGTTTTCGCAATTTCGATTAAATGCTTACAAACTTTTTGATTAGCAATTAAACTAAAATCCAATACCTTAATACCAGTTCCATTTCCAAGGGCAAGGGTATTATCCATCATTTCCTCTGGTGTATCACTGACCGCAGTTGTATCTAAAGCAATGGCCACATCCGCTGCGTGTTGATGGCTGACTACACGTGCTCCTCTTAATCCCACCTCTTCTTGAACGGTAAAGGCACCAATAATCTCTCCTTTAAAATCTTCTTTAGACAGTTCCTCAAGCGCCTTTATTAAAACCGCACAGCCCGCTCGATCATCAAAGGCTTTCCCAGATACACGGTCATCTGTTAATAAATCAAAATGAGGATACCACACGATCGGATTGCCGATTTCTACACCCAGCGCTTGTGCATCTTGTTTCGATACTGCGCCAACATCGATGTACAATTGTTGATGCTTTCTCACTTTATCAGGTTGATCAAATTTCACCATATGGGCAGATATCGTACCAATTACACCCGTTCGAACACCTTGAGATGTTCGAACCTGCACTCTTTGAGATAGTAGGATACGGTCATCATGACCGCCGAGCTTTTCAAATCGAATAAGTCCATTTTCTTCAATCTTTTTGACAATAAAGCCCACCTCATCCATATGTGCTGCTACGACAATTTTTGGACCAGGCTGTGTTCCCTTTTTCTTTACAATCAAGTTACCAATACCATCAACCTCAATTTCATCTACCTTCCCTTTCAATCGCTTCGCAATATACATCGCAACCTCTTCTTCAAAACCACAAGGACCAAAAGTAGATGATAGATCTTTCAGCAATCCAATCACAAAACACAACCTCCTTTATTAGTAATAAATACAATAAAACATCAATTTATAAGTAATGTTTTACATAAATCCTTACCTATAAATAACTTAATTAATAAAAACTATACATAAAAAGTAAATTAATAGCAATATTATTTTTAAAAAATTTAGTAAATTCTAAAATAACTAACATTTTCGGATTCCGAACTTAATTCCCCCTCGTAATTGCTTTTTTTTACAAAATAAAAAAGCTACTGCAATTGCAATAGCCCTCTTTTAAACATTATTCTTCTATTTCATCCTTACGAACAAAGCTGAAATTATTTTTTAATATTTTCAA from Niallia sp. FSL W8-0635 carries:
- a CDS encoding M42 family metallopeptidase — its product is MIGLLKDLSSTFGPCGFEEEVAMYIAKRLKGKVDEIEVDGIGNLIVKKKGTQPGPKIVVAAHMDEVGFIVKKIEENGLIRFEKLGGHDDRILLSQRVQVRTSQGVRTGVIGTISAHMVKFDQPDKVRKHQQLYIDVGAVSKQDAQALGVEIGNPIVWYPHFDLLTDDRVSGKAFDDRAGCAVLIKALEELSKEDFKGEIIGAFTVQEEVGLRGARVVSHQHAADVAIALDTTAVSDTPEEMMDNTLALGNGTGIKVLDFSLIANQKVCKHLIEIAKTNQITYQLEVFPGIGTDAGELTMANNGIPTSTLSIPSRYAHASIEVLDLRDLEATKDLLVAFIKEMNPIDSYKFTIC